In Deltaproteobacteria bacterium, the following proteins share a genomic window:
- a CDS encoding DUF4215 domain-containing protein, with protein sequence MTERYTPNAPALVVLLACLALLVPSVVVGGVWEGDGPPGGSVVSLAFDPSDTDTIFIGAEVDGLFKSTNGGVNWTPVDGPWASSERVFLSIVFDSGNPDVMVVCVATSYPASGLVYRSTNGGTTWQYAGVSGCRVLAAAPSSPGTMYVSLGSGTGGIRRSLDGGATWNLQASNIGYIYGLTVDPINASVLYAATGDNGIIKSVDGGANWTAANTGIPTTHLRAVAVDATDPTHLYAGTADGRVYVSGDGASSWVLTGSDVAGGIVKAIAIHPTVGTIVYVAGYDGIAKSIDGGNSWSLVFDESYVSAIALEPGNPARIIAASNDLGVAITDDAGASWELEGPPWIARGVALDPSSPSILYAASAATKGLYRTWDEGVTWQRLPINGLTYDVFWDIAVDPNDSDTLYASGWGATNKSTDGGLTWGPVNLGGRRVELAPSGLYGYGGALVRSVDGGATSQNIAPPTGIVEDIAVVDANTIYAAVWNGSSGVQKTVDGGVTWAPTAFVGDSFAVAADPTQPNVVYAQNGSAVFRTSDGGATWSLAFDMLGVVSLWVDPAAPDRLYAAGGTAVVVARLVNGSFVTSRHEFEGAPVLDMAVDAPGGRLFVATAGSGVLRLVPVCQDGFLDPGEGCDDGNAFTGDCCAPSCVDEANGSPCEDGLFCTASDTCSAAACVAGGPRDCSAASGTCATGECNEAQDACEPAPQNGGPCSDGSACTTSDQCVVGQCVGTSSLCGDGNISLGCLEECDDGGTTDGNGCSATCRVETGWSCSGTPSVCVATCGNGVVDAGEACDDGDLGNLDGCTATCTVEPGWTCSGSPSVCAAVCGDGIRVGNEQCDAGDADDGDADGCEANCTLTPKTVTANTTPAGTVSSDLEGNGATALDPLETGVTTPTGGTVSITRQPTSGTGGVGFGLLGQELIITAPPATAAAPLRFAFTIDPSLASGLTPANIPVFRNGAEVPACTGTAGEASPDPCVTSRGLLANGEDIEIVVLTSAASTWTFAVDVCGTAPRVDCRAPIQSGKASFQIKNAADPAKDQLQWKWLKGAATSGGDLGDPTAATDYTLCVYDAGGLHLRLAVPPAGTCAGKACWAAKPGSFSYKDKDGAANGVQQLQLKAGVPAGKAKIQMKAKGGDMSLPTPLAITPPLIVQLHASNGTCWGATYSSPSKNDPASFAAKAD encoded by the coding sequence ATGACCGAACGTTATACCCCGAATGCTCCTGCTCTCGTCGTGTTGTTGGCATGTCTCGCGCTGCTGGTGCCATCGGTTGTTGTGGGCGGTGTATGGGAGGGCGACGGACCGCCCGGCGGTAGTGTGGTGTCTCTCGCATTCGACCCTTCTGACACCGACACCATCTTCATCGGTGCCGAAGTCGATGGCCTCTTCAAGAGCACGAACGGCGGCGTCAACTGGACCCCCGTGGACGGACCCTGGGCGTCCTCAGAGCGCGTCTTCCTTTCGATCGTGTTCGACAGCGGCAATCCGGACGTCATGGTGGTATGTGTGGCAACGAGCTATCCCGCCAGCGGCTTAGTTTACCGATCGACGAACGGCGGAACGACGTGGCAATACGCCGGCGTGTCCGGGTGTCGCGTGTTGGCGGCGGCCCCGTCGAGCCCGGGAACGATGTACGTCAGTCTCGGAAGTGGAACCGGAGGCATCAGGCGCAGCCTCGACGGTGGCGCCACCTGGAATCTTCAGGCGTCCAACATCGGGTACATCTACGGTCTCACCGTCGATCCGATCAACGCGTCCGTCCTGTACGCGGCGACCGGCGACAACGGGATCATCAAGTCCGTCGATGGCGGTGCGAATTGGACCGCGGCGAACACCGGCATCCCGACGACCCACCTGCGAGCTGTCGCTGTGGACGCGACGGATCCCACCCATCTCTATGCGGGTACGGCCGATGGCCGGGTCTACGTATCGGGTGATGGCGCGTCGAGCTGGGTGCTGACGGGATCTGACGTCGCGGGTGGGATCGTCAAGGCGATCGCGATCCATCCGACCGTGGGTACCATCGTCTATGTCGCCGGATACGACGGCATCGCGAAGAGCATCGACGGTGGCAATTCCTGGAGTCTCGTTTTCGACGAAAGCTACGTGTCCGCGATCGCGCTCGAGCCCGGCAATCCCGCGCGGATCATCGCGGCTTCCAACGACCTCGGGGTCGCCATCACCGACGATGCCGGTGCCTCATGGGAGCTCGAAGGGCCGCCGTGGATCGCCAGGGGGGTGGCGTTGGATCCCTCGAGTCCGTCGATCCTGTACGCGGCAAGCGCGGCGACGAAGGGACTGTACCGAACCTGGGACGAGGGCGTGACGTGGCAGCGCCTTCCGATCAATGGCCTCACCTACGACGTCTTCTGGGACATCGCGGTCGATCCCAACGACAGCGACACCCTCTACGCTTCGGGTTGGGGAGCCACCAACAAGTCCACCGACGGTGGTCTGACCTGGGGGCCAGTCAATCTCGGGGGGCGTCGGGTCGAGCTCGCTCCGAGCGGGCTCTACGGGTATGGCGGCGCCCTCGTGCGCAGCGTGGACGGCGGCGCGACGTCGCAGAACATCGCTCCGCCGACGGGCATCGTCGAAGACATCGCCGTGGTCGACGCCAATACGATCTACGCGGCCGTTTGGAACGGCTCCTCGGGCGTGCAGAAGACCGTCGACGGCGGCGTGACATGGGCTCCTACCGCGTTCGTGGGGGATTCTTTCGCCGTCGCGGCCGACCCGACCCAACCGAACGTGGTGTATGCCCAAAACGGCAGCGCGGTTTTCCGAACCAGTGATGGAGGCGCGACGTGGAGCCTCGCCTTCGACATGCTCGGGGTGGTGTCGCTGTGGGTCGATCCGGCCGCACCAGATCGCCTGTACGCTGCCGGCGGTACCGCCGTTGTCGTGGCGCGGCTCGTCAACGGGAGCTTCGTGACCAGTCGACACGAGTTCGAGGGTGCGCCTGTGCTGGACATGGCGGTCGATGCGCCGGGAGGTCGGCTTTTCGTCGCCACCGCGGGCTCGGGTGTCCTCCGGCTGGTGCCGGTGTGCCAGGACGGATTCCTCGATCCCGGCGAAGGCTGCGACGACGGCAACGCCTTCACCGGCGATTGCTGCGCGCCGTCGTGCGTCGACGAGGCCAACGGGAGCCCGTGCGAGGACGGCTTGTTCTGCACCGCGAGCGATACCTGCTCCGCGGCGGCTTGTGTGGCGGGCGGACCGCGCGACTGCTCCGCGGCGTCGGGAACGTGTGCGACTGGTGAGTGCAACGAAGCGCAGGATGCTTGCGAGCCGGCGCCGCAGAATGGCGGCCCCTGCAGTGACGGTAGCGCGTGTACGACAAGCGATCAGTGCGTCGTGGGTCAGTGCGTCGGCACATCTTCCCTGTGTGGCGACGGCAACATCTCGCTGGGGTGCTTGGAAGAGTGTGACGATGGCGGAACGACGGACGGCAATGGTTGCTCGGCGACTTGTCGCGTGGAGACGGGCTGGTCCTGCTCGGGGACGCCGTCGGTCTGCGTGGCGACCTGCGGCAATGGCGTCGTCGATGCGGGCGAAGCCTGCGACGATGGCGATCTCGGGAACCTCGACGGTTGCACGGCGACGTGTACGGTCGAGCCGGGCTGGACGTGTTCCGGCTCGCCGAGCGTCTGCGCAGCGGTCTGCGGCGACGGCATCCGCGTCGGGAACGAGCAATGCGACGCGGGCGACGCCGACGACGGCGACGCCGACGGATGCGAGGCGAACTGCACCCTCACGCCGAAGACCGTGACGGCTAACACCACACCGGCGGGCACGGTGAGCAGTGACCTCGAAGGCAACGGAGCCACCGCGCTCGATCCGCTCGAGACCGGGGTCACGACGCCGACCGGCGGGACCGTCAGCATCACGCGCCAACCGACGAGCGGCACTGGTGGTGTCGGCTTCGGGCTCCTCGGGCAGGAGCTGATCATCACCGCGCCGCCAGCGACCGCTGCGGCGCCGCTACGCTTCGCGTTCACCATCGATCCCTCGCTGGCGTCGGGCCTGACGCCCGCGAACATTCCGGTCTTCCGCAACGGTGCGGAGGTGCCTGCCTGCACTGGTACCGCCGGGGAAGCGTCGCCCGATCCTTGCGTGACCAGCCGCGGCCTACTCGCGAACGGCGAGGACATCGAGATCGTGGTGCTGACCTCGGCGGCGAGCACGTGGACCTTCGCGGTCGACGTCTGCGGCACTGCGCCGCGGGTCGATTGCCGGGCGCCGATCCAGAGCGGGAAGGCGTCGTTCCAGATCAAGAACGCGGCCGACCCGGCCAAGGATCAGCTGCAATGGAAGTGGCTGAAGGGCGCGGCGACGAGCGGCGGCGATCTCGGCGATCCGACGGCGGCCACCGACTACACGCTCTGCGTCTACGATGCGGGTGGCCTGCATCTGCGTTTGGCCGTGCCGCCCGCCGGCACCTGCGCCGGGAAGGCGTGCTGGGCCGCGAAGCCTGGAAGCTTCAGCTACAAGGACAAGGACGGCGCCGCCAACGGGGTTCAGCAGCTGCAGCTGAAGGCGGGTGTCCCCGCGGGGAAGGCAAAGATCCAGATGAAGGCGAAGGGCGGGGATATGTCGTTGCCGACACCCCTCGCCATCACGCCGCCGCTCATAGTGCAGCTGCACGCGTCGAACGGCACCTGCTGGGGCGCGACGTACAGCAGCCCCAGCAAGAACGATCCGGCCTCGTTCGCGGCCAAGGCGGATTGA
- a CDS encoding DUF2283 domain-containing protein, protein MKITYDHAVDALYIRFKETPVTTQHLADGIAADYDADGRLAGIEILDAAKRLGDPAVFKEVTLEEVSLGR, encoded by the coding sequence GTGAAGATCACCTACGACCACGCCGTCGACGCGCTCTACATTCGTTTCAAAGAGACCCCCGTCACGACGCAGCATCTCGCCGACGGCATCGCCGCCGACTACGACGCGGACGGGCGGCTTGCGGGCATCGAGATCCTGGACGCCGCCAAACGTCTCGGCGATCCCGCGGTCTTCAAGGAAGTGACCCTCGAGGAGGTATCTCTCGGTCGGTAG